A genomic window from Ruminiclostridium cellulolyticum H10 includes:
- a CDS encoding Zn-finger containing protein, whose product MNWFRKFMIGRYGPDHLSAGLLFLSLLISLIGMFVPIKWFGYLSYIPLLLCFYRLFSKNIYGRRAENNKFLKLWNPIAAWFLKKKTRIGDSKTHRYYKCPKCQQEVRVPKGKGKIQITCPKCKAEFIRKS is encoded by the coding sequence ATGAATTGGTTTAGGAAATTTATGATTGGAAGATATGGACCCGATCATTTGTCCGCAGGGCTTCTTTTTTTATCTCTGCTTATTTCATTAATAGGTATGTTTGTACCGATTAAATGGTTTGGCTATCTATCTTATATCCCGCTACTGTTATGCTTTTACAGACTTTTTTCGAAAAATATTTATGGCAGAAGGGCAGAAAATAACAAATTCTTAAAGCTCTGGAATCCGATTGCCGCCTGGTTTTTGAAAAAGAAAACCCGTATAGGAGATTCTAAAACCCATAGGTATTACAAATGTCCTAAATGCCAACAGGAAGTTCGTGTTCCCAAGGGTAAAGGTAAAATCCAGATAACCTGTCCAAAGTGCAAGGCAGAGTTTATACGCAAATCCTGA
- a CDS encoding GHKL domain-containing protein encodes MLIIGQLLINTVFAMITAYLTYIFIKNNFNIQIQLKSLVVFVIFNGMLSGIVSTLWMSVLPIPGNLQFLKTIILIIINIIMLRYFLHIEWAKAVLAFCLMTLFIGISNFTVPLVFYICGINATPDIINNNIPLFVLMNIVIYAVTLLLIKLSPYAKIIGNIKNLTPIGFLLVITILIMASFLGVHFVVHFDPVSFILVLLSSIAYFFFSVWYISIYHKYEMQREERNQQEFYNESLANTLHDLRRIKHDQMNHISVLYSMQKMKRFDETTSYLKEMLDTSSSVGNTAIYNIKNAGLFGLISAKINFAKSNGVKINLKIIGIVDSIPYIKISELCEVIGIYLDNALEEVLINGKLKFDMQIISTDSNLTIRVDNQCDKFPNIKKSSKGKDRGDGLNIANKIISSYKNILSSTFFDESSMIFSQVLTIAKEA; translated from the coding sequence GTGCTTATAATCGGTCAATTATTGATTAACACCGTATTTGCTATGATTACTGCCTATTTAACTTACATATTTATTAAGAATAATTTTAATATACAAATACAACTAAAATCCTTAGTTGTATTTGTTATTTTCAATGGTATGCTAAGCGGGATTGTATCAACTTTGTGGATGAGCGTACTTCCTATACCCGGCAATTTACAATTTCTAAAAACAATAATATTAATTATAATAAATATTATAATGTTAAGATACTTTCTACATATTGAATGGGCTAAAGCTGTTTTGGCTTTTTGTTTGATGACACTTTTTATTGGTATTAGTAATTTCACAGTGCCATTAGTTTTTTATATTTGTGGAATTAATGCTACCCCGGATATTATAAACAATAATATCCCTTTGTTTGTTCTGATGAATATAGTTATTTATGCAGTAACATTGCTTCTTATTAAGCTTTCCCCTTATGCTAAAATAATTGGTAATATAAAAAACCTCACTCCTATAGGGTTTTTACTAGTTATTACCATATTGATAATGGCGTCTTTTCTGGGGGTTCATTTCGTTGTTCATTTTGACCCTGTTTCATTTATTCTTGTACTTCTTTCATCTATTGCATATTTCTTTTTCTCAGTCTGGTATATAAGTATATATCATAAATATGAAATGCAAAGGGAGGAACGAAACCAGCAAGAATTTTATAACGAATCTCTTGCTAATACACTTCATGATTTAAGACGTATAAAACATGATCAAATGAACCACATATCAGTTTTATATTCAATGCAGAAAATGAAAAGGTTTGATGAAACTACTTCATATCTTAAAGAAATGTTAGATACAAGCTCAAGTGTTGGAAATACTGCAATCTATAATATCAAGAATGCGGGGCTTTTTGGATTAATATCAGCTAAAATAAACTTTGCCAAAAGCAATGGAGTAAAAATTAATTTGAAAATTATTGGTATTGTTGATTCTATTCCATATATAAAAATATCGGAGTTGTGCGAGGTAATAGGAATATATCTTGACAATGCACTGGAAGAAGTTTTAATTAACGGAAAACTAAAATTTGATATGCAAATAATAAGTACAGACAGTAACCTTACGATTAGAGTAGATAATCAATGCGATAAATTTCCTAATATAAAAAAATCATCAAAGGGAAAAGATCGAGGAGACGGGTTAAATATTGCAAATAAAATTATAAGTTCATATAAAAACATTCTAAGTTCAACTTTTTTTGATGAAAGTAGTATGATATTCTCTCAGGTACTAACAATAGCAAAAGAGGCTTAA
- the hydG gene encoding [FeFe] hydrogenase H-cluster radical SAM maturase HydG — protein sequence MYNSKSKKAEDFINDEEILETLEYARRNKENMSLIEDILKKAAEYKGLSYREAAVLLECELDEVKEKVFGLAEHIKKKFYGNRIVMFAPLYLSNYCVNECRYCPYHGSNKHISRKQLSQEDIVREVMALQDMGHKRLALETGEDPENCPIEYVLESIKTIYGIKHKNGAIRRVNVNIAATTIENYKKLKDAGIGTYILFQETYHKPTYEYLHPKGPKHNYAYHTEAMDRAMEGGIDDVGLGVLFGLNLYKYDFVGLLMHAKHLEDAMGVGPHTISVPRIRPADDVDLKEYSNAIPDSIFEKIVAILRIAVPYTGIIMSTRESEKTRGECLKLGVSQISGGSSTSVGGYVEKEAENSAQFEVNDTRTMDEVVNWLLTLGYIPSFCTACYREGRTGDRFMRLVKSGAIAQVCHPNAIMTLKEYLEDYASEDTRAKGEKMIEKEVELLQNSDVKRIVKEHLSDLHEGKRDFRF from the coding sequence ATGTATAACAGTAAATCAAAAAAGGCTGAAGACTTTATTAACGACGAGGAGATATTAGAAACGTTGGAGTATGCCCGTAGGAACAAGGAGAATATGTCACTGATAGAAGATATTCTTAAAAAGGCAGCTGAGTACAAAGGATTAAGCTATAGGGAAGCAGCAGTATTATTGGAATGTGAGCTTGACGAGGTTAAAGAAAAAGTGTTCGGTCTTGCAGAGCATATTAAAAAGAAATTCTATGGAAACAGGATAGTAATGTTTGCACCTCTTTATCTTTCGAACTACTGTGTAAATGAGTGCAGATACTGCCCTTACCATGGTTCCAACAAGCATATTTCAAGAAAACAGCTGTCACAGGAGGATATAGTCAGGGAGGTTATGGCCTTGCAGGATATGGGTCACAAACGACTTGCCCTTGAAACGGGAGAGGACCCGGAGAACTGTCCTATAGAATATGTATTGGAAAGTATAAAAACAATTTACGGAATAAAGCATAAGAACGGTGCAATCCGCCGTGTCAATGTGAATATTGCCGCTACAACCATTGAAAATTACAAAAAACTCAAAGATGCGGGAATAGGAACATATATACTGTTTCAGGAAACTTACCATAAGCCCACATACGAGTACCTGCACCCCAAGGGTCCTAAGCACAATTATGCTTATCATACTGAAGCCATGGACAGAGCAATGGAGGGTGGAATTGATGATGTAGGACTTGGTGTCCTCTTTGGTCTGAACCTTTACAAGTATGATTTTGTAGGTCTGCTCATGCACGCAAAGCATTTGGAGGATGCAATGGGAGTTGGGCCTCATACAATCAGTGTACCACGTATAAGGCCGGCTGATGATGTGGATTTGAAAGAATATTCAAATGCAATACCTGACTCTATATTTGAAAAAATTGTAGCTATACTTCGTATAGCGGTACCATACACAGGTATAATCATGTCCACAAGAGAATCAGAAAAGACCCGTGGGGAATGTCTCAAATTGGGTGTTTCTCAAATTAGCGGAGGATCATCAACAAGTGTGGGCGGTTATGTAGAAAAAGAAGCAGAGAATTCTGCACAGTTCGAAGTTAACGATACAAGAACCATGGACGAAGTAGTTAACTGGCTCCTGACATTGGGGTATATTCCAAGCTTCTGTACAGCATGCTACCGGGAAGGTCGAACAGGGGACAGATTTATGAGACTTGTTAAAAGCGGTGCAATTGCACAGGTTTGTCATCCCAATGCAATTATGACATTAAAGGAATATCTGGAAGACTATGCATCGGAAGATACAAGAGCAAAAGGTGAGAAAATGATAGAAAAAGAAGTGGAGCTACTGCAAAACAGCGATGTTAAAAGAATCGTTAAAGAACATTTAAGTGACCTCCATGAGGGTAAGAGGGATTTCAGGTTCTAA
- a CDS encoding rod shape-determining protein, translated as MGFGQDIGIDLGTATVLVYIKGKGIVLREPAVVAIDKNTNKLLAVGEEARRMLGRTPGNIVAIRPLREGVISDYDITERMLKYFINKVTGSRRFFKPRIMVCVPSGVTEVEKRAVIDASMQAGARKTYLIEEPIAAAIGAGIDIAKACGSMVVDMGGGTTDIAVISLGGTVVSTSIKIAGDKFDEAIVRYMRKKHNIMIGERTAEELKINIGTVYPRVQEVTMDIRGRNLISGLPKTITISSTEMMEALEEPISSIVEAVHSVLERTPPELAADISDRGIVMTGGGSLIYGLDKLLHEKTGINVIISDDSISCVALGTGRALDNIEAIEDSALVEKRTNYRR; from the coding sequence TTGGGATTTGGACAGGACATCGGTATTGATTTGGGCACAGCCACAGTACTTGTATACATTAAGGGTAAGGGAATAGTTTTAAGGGAGCCAGCAGTTGTAGCGATAGATAAGAACACCAACAAATTACTTGCGGTAGGTGAAGAGGCAAGGAGAATGTTGGGAAGGACACCGGGAAACATCGTGGCAATCAGACCTCTGCGTGAGGGTGTAATTTCTGATTATGACATAACAGAAAGAATGCTTAAATATTTCATAAATAAGGTTACCGGGAGCAGAAGATTTTTCAAGCCAAGGATAATGGTTTGTGTTCCAAGCGGTGTTACAGAGGTTGAAAAGCGAGCTGTCATTGATGCATCCATGCAAGCCGGAGCAAGAAAGACATACCTGATAGAAGAGCCTATTGCTGCTGCGATAGGAGCAGGCATTGATATTGCAAAGGCGTGTGGAAGCATGGTTGTCGATATGGGCGGGGGTACTACGGACATTGCTGTAATATCACTGGGAGGTACAGTAGTAAGTACTTCCATAAAAATAGCCGGAGACAAATTTGATGAAGCTATAGTGCGATATATGCGTAAAAAGCACAACATTATGATAGGTGAGAGAACCGCTGAAGAGTTGAAAATTAACATCGGTACGGTTTATCCGAGAGTCCAGGAGGTTACAATGGATATCAGAGGAAGAAACCTGATTTCAGGACTTCCAAAGACAATCACAATTTCCTCAACTGAGATGATGGAGGCATTGGAAGAACCTATTTCAAGTATTGTTGAAGCAGTACATTCAGTTCTGGAACGCACACCTCCTGAGCTTGCTGCTGATATTAGTGATAGAGGTATAGTTATGACAGGTGGAGGAAGCCTGATTTATGGTCTGGATAAACTGCTCCACGAGAAGACAGGTATAAATGTCATAATATCTGATGATTCTATCTCTTGTGTAGCACTTGGCACAGGTAGAGCTTTGGATAATATAGAAGCTATTGAAGATAGTGCACTTGTTGAAAAAAGAACAAATTATAGAAGATAA
- the hydF gene encoding [FeFe] hydrogenase H-cluster maturation GTPase HydF: MSLTNTPGANRLHIALFGRRNSGKSSLINTITGQDIALVSEIAGTTTDPVYKAMELHPIGPVMFIDTAGFDDVGTLGELRIEKTRKVIDKTDIAIVIFSETELSMEKEWMNELKKRKIPVIPIINKADILNNTDDIKKQVEETLGLMPIIISAKEKTGLDKVREELIRAVPEDFEVSSITAHLVNEGDFVLLVMPQDIQAPKGRLILPQVQVIRDLLDLKCIVMSVTTDKLENALKAMSGPPKLIITDSQVFDKVYAKKPEESLLTSFSVLFAEYKGDISAYIKGAEAIDALTENSAVLIAEACTHAPLSEDIGRVQLPRLLREKIGKGLTVDIVSGSDFPKDLSKYSLVIQCGCCMFNRKYVLSRIESAKAQNVRICNYGIAIAKLRGILEKVAL, translated from the coding sequence ATGAGTCTCACAAATACACCGGGTGCAAACAGGCTGCACATTGCACTATTCGGCAGAAGAAACAGCGGAAAATCTTCACTAATTAATACAATAACAGGACAGGACATTGCTCTGGTATCGGAAATTGCCGGAACCACTACAGATCCCGTATACAAGGCTATGGAACTGCACCCTATAGGCCCTGTTATGTTTATTGATACGGCAGGCTTTGATGATGTGGGCACTTTAGGCGAACTAAGAATAGAGAAAACACGAAAGGTAATTGATAAAACGGATATAGCCATTGTAATTTTCTCTGAAACCGAGCTTTCGATGGAAAAGGAATGGATGAATGAGCTAAAAAAACGTAAAATACCCGTTATTCCCATAATAAATAAAGCGGATATACTTAATAATACAGATGATATAAAAAAGCAGGTGGAGGAAACTCTGGGCCTGATGCCAATCATTATCAGTGCAAAGGAAAAAACAGGGCTTGATAAAGTCAGAGAAGAGCTAATTAGAGCGGTGCCGGAGGATTTTGAGGTAAGCAGCATAACCGCCCATCTTGTAAATGAAGGAGATTTTGTTTTGTTGGTCATGCCTCAGGACATTCAAGCTCCAAAGGGACGCCTGATTCTGCCTCAGGTGCAGGTAATCAGAGATTTACTGGATTTAAAATGTATTGTTATGAGTGTTACTACCGACAAGCTTGAAAATGCACTAAAGGCAATGTCAGGACCTCCCAAATTAATAATTACCGATTCACAGGTGTTCGACAAAGTATATGCTAAAAAACCTGAAGAAAGCCTGTTGACATCATTTTCCGTTCTGTTTGCAGAATATAAAGGTGATATTTCTGCATACATTAAAGGTGCTGAAGCAATAGATGCACTAACTGAGAATTCAGCCGTTCTGATAGCGGAAGCCTGTACCCATGCACCTCTAAGTGAGGATATCGGACGTGTGCAGCTGCCAAGGCTTCTCAGGGAAAAGATAGGAAAAGGTCTAACTGTTGACATTGTAAGCGGGAGCGACTTTCCAAAAGATTTGTCAAAATATTCACTGGTCATTCAGTGTGGCTGCTGCATGTTTAACAGGAAATATGTACTCTCACGTATAGAGTCTGCTAAGGCACAGAATGTAAGAATTTGTAATTACGGAATTGCAATCGCGAAGCTAAGAGGCATACTAGAAAAAGTTGCATTATAG
- a CDS encoding AgrD family cyclic lactone autoinducer peptide encodes MKGKIKLLVLTVLSLVGVFAATASAGACWLWSYYQKECPKSLLK; translated from the coding sequence ATGAAGGGAAAAATCAAATTACTGGTATTGACTGTTCTATCTCTAGTTGGAGTATTTGCAGCTACTGCATCTGCAGGTGCATGTTGGCTCTGGTCTTATTATCAAAAAGAATGCCCTAAATCTTTACTCAAGTAA
- a CDS encoding recombinase family protein — translation MTEIRTSYKRIRVAAYCRVSTEKDEQLLSLKAQKEFFEEYADKMGFELVALYADEGISGTKLKNRKQFNKMMQDAERGLFERVYVKDVSRLARNVVDFLQSIRKLKSLNIDCQFITANMSANDGELTLTILAAVAQEESSNLSKRVKFGKKKNAEMGKVPNLVFGYDKTVGDYFNLKINVREAEIVKRIFDMYINKGFGTNKISQILNKECIKTKRNCNWSQNAICRILSNELYTGKVINCKERVEDFLTGKRVKVEESGQSIVDKPEIAIISRSEFEQAQSLLGQRVDTFKIKKERHSNKYALSTLIKCGCCDRSFRRIYRKRENSEYIKWGCSTRNSDGATQCSNTTLVDEVELLDEIKEYLNTVVSSKEKLLEKTINEFKKKYKLGHGETNESDLTSELERLKKLKLKQTKMYEADIISIEELKERTADINEAIRKAEAELSILQGNTSTFDRLEAIVKKYCGSINDVLNTDTIDNSMLKKVIDKIVVNTDGGIKVYLKLFKDLELVN, via the coding sequence TTGACTGAAATAAGGACAAGTTATAAAAGAATCAGAGTTGCCGCTTATTGTAGGGTATCAACGGAAAAGGATGAGCAGCTTTTATCACTAAAAGCTCAAAAAGAGTTTTTTGAAGAATATGCTGACAAAATGGGCTTTGAATTGGTGGCCCTCTACGCAGATGAAGGTATAAGTGGTACAAAGCTAAAGAACAGAAAACAATTCAATAAAATGATGCAGGATGCAGAAAGAGGACTTTTTGAGAGGGTATACGTAAAAGATGTATCCCGTCTGGCAAGAAATGTTGTTGATTTTTTGCAAAGTATAAGAAAGCTCAAATCATTGAATATAGATTGTCAGTTTATCACAGCAAATATGTCTGCAAATGATGGGGAGCTTACACTGACAATTTTGGCGGCGGTAGCCCAGGAAGAAAGCTCAAACCTGTCAAAAAGAGTTAAATTCGGGAAAAAGAAAAATGCAGAGATGGGAAAAGTACCAAACCTTGTATTTGGCTATGACAAGACAGTGGGAGACTATTTTAATCTTAAGATAAATGTTCGTGAAGCAGAAATAGTCAAGCGTATATTTGATATGTATATTAACAAGGGATTTGGTACAAATAAGATTTCTCAAATACTGAATAAGGAATGCATAAAAACAAAGAGGAACTGTAATTGGAGCCAAAACGCTATATGCAGAATACTTTCAAATGAACTCTATACAGGCAAAGTAATAAATTGTAAAGAGAGAGTTGAAGATTTTTTAACAGGCAAACGGGTTAAAGTGGAGGAAAGCGGGCAATCCATTGTGGACAAGCCGGAAATAGCAATCATAAGTAGAAGTGAATTTGAGCAGGCTCAGTCGCTATTAGGCCAAAGGGTTGATACATTTAAAATAAAGAAGGAAAGACATTCAAATAAATATGCTTTAAGTACACTCATCAAGTGCGGTTGTTGTGATAGAAGTTTCCGAAGAATCTACAGGAAGAGAGAAAACAGTGAATATATCAAATGGGGCTGTAGCACCCGAAATTCAGACGGAGCTACCCAATGCAGTAATACAACACTTGTTGATGAAGTAGAACTATTAGATGAAATAAAGGAATATTTAAACACTGTAGTTTCATCAAAGGAAAAGCTTCTTGAAAAGACCATAAATGAATTCAAGAAAAAGTACAAGCTGGGACATGGCGAAACAAATGAAAGCGATTTGACAAGTGAACTGGAAAGATTAAAAAAGTTAAAGTTAAAGCAAACAAAAATGTACGAGGCAGATATAATTTCTATAGAAGAACTTAAAGAGAGAACCGCTGATATAAACGAAGCTATAAGAAAAGCTGAAGCTGAATTGTCAATCCTTCAGGGGAATACATCAACCTTTGACAGATTAGAAGCAATAGTCAAAAAGTACTGCGGAAGTATAAATGATGTTTTAAACACTGATACGATTGATAACAGTATGCTTAAAAAGGTTATTGATAAAATTGTTGTAAATACCGATGGTGGTATTAAAGTTTACCTTAAATTGTTTAAAGACTTGGAACTTGTAAATTAA
- a CDS encoding helix-turn-helix domain-containing protein — MGLEVINELRKLKGLTSEQLSNQSGVPIGTLNKILSGVTKDPKLETLKALAKVLDCSLNDFDDSNNNNTCNSKTYSEAFKIFQMLNSDFQRYALNQIKSLLDLQNKL, encoded by the coding sequence ATGGGACTTGAAGTAATCAATGAATTAAGAAAATTAAAAGGTTTAACATCGGAGCAATTATCTAATCAATCTGGTGTACCTATTGGGACATTAAATAAAATTTTATCTGGTGTAACCAAAGATCCAAAGTTAGAAACATTGAAAGCTTTGGCTAAAGTTTTGGATTGCAGTCTTAATGACTTTGATGATAGCAATAATAATAATACCTGTAATAGCAAAACATATTCAGAAGCATTTAAAATATTTCAAATGTTAAATTCTGATTTTCAACGGTACGCATTAAATCAAATAAAGTCATTATTAGACTTACAGAATAAATTATGA
- a CDS encoding cation:proton antiporter: MGNLIFEIGLAVALIAIVGLISKKLRFSVIPFYILIGMAVGPHAPHFGIFDLRFIESSTFIEFMGRLGMLFLLFSLGMEFSVSRFVKSGKSILTGGLCYIAINFFTGLMIGWIGGLPINETLVICGIMTSSSTAIVAKVLMDLKRTANRETEIIMGMIMFDDLFIAIHISILSGLLLSGSKSVWGIIFTAATALFFILFMLFVGKRLIKYLDKLLNIQSTELFLLIVMALLFLFAGFSESLHVAESIGALLVGLVFAESVHAKRIEQNILPFKDFFGAVFFFSFGLTIDPMSLGGAVWLAVVAALLTVVGNIVSGLIAGHIAGITGSARANIGLTLASRGEFSIIMANIGKAGGLMPVIQSFAVLYVLILAIAGPVMSKQSVQIYNGYQKIFGRKKREK, from the coding sequence ATGGGCAATTTAATTTTCGAGATTGGTTTGGCGGTTGCATTAATAGCCATAGTGGGGCTGATATCAAAAAAGCTCCGTTTCTCAGTCATTCCGTTTTATATTCTGATCGGGATGGCTGTGGGACCGCATGCACCGCATTTTGGTATATTTGATTTAAGATTTATTGAAAGCTCCACATTTATTGAGTTTATGGGCCGCTTGGGTATGCTTTTCCTTCTTTTTAGTCTAGGCATGGAGTTTTCTGTCTCAAGGTTTGTAAAATCAGGGAAATCAATATTGACGGGTGGTTTATGCTATATAGCAATCAACTTTTTCACCGGTTTGATGATAGGCTGGATCGGAGGTCTTCCGATAAATGAAACTCTGGTAATATGTGGTATTATGACCAGTTCCTCAACAGCGATCGTTGCAAAGGTGCTAATGGACCTTAAACGAACTGCTAATCGGGAAACTGAAATAATTATGGGAATGATCATGTTTGATGATTTGTTCATTGCCATACATATTTCCATATTATCAGGATTACTTTTAAGTGGATCAAAGTCTGTATGGGGAATTATCTTTACTGCGGCCACAGCTTTATTTTTTATACTATTCATGCTGTTTGTAGGAAAGAGATTAATCAAATATCTGGACAAACTTCTGAATATTCAGTCCACGGAGTTGTTCCTGTTGATAGTAATGGCACTTCTGTTCCTGTTTGCGGGATTTTCCGAGTCTCTGCATGTTGCCGAGTCTATAGGGGCATTACTGGTCGGACTAGTATTTGCAGAGTCTGTACATGCAAAAAGAATAGAGCAAAACATTCTTCCTTTCAAGGATTTTTTCGGAGCCGTTTTTTTCTTCAGTTTCGGATTAACCATTGACCCGATGTCGCTGGGCGGTGCAGTTTGGTTAGCAGTTGTTGCAGCGTTGCTTACGGTTGTAGGCAATATCGTTTCAGGTTTAATAGCGGGGCATATAGCAGGGATTACTGGCTCTGCCAGAGCAAATATTGGTCTTACATTGGCATCTAGAGGTGAATTTTCAATAATCATGGCAAACATAGGCAAAGCCGGAGGGCTTATGCCTGTCATACAATCTTTTGCGGTGTTATATGTGCTTATTTTAGCGATAGCCGGTCCGGTGATGTCCAAACAATCAGTCCAAATTTATAATGGATATCAAAAGATTTTCGGAAGAAAGAAAAGGGAGAAATAG
- a CDS encoding accessory gene regulator B family protein, translating into MKFLNIVLFALSAILTFLYAPADRVSKPIVTEKRKRELRIKGSILLVICFTVTLIGPNIYSNIISVIKNNINC; encoded by the coding sequence ATGAAATTCCTAAATATAGTTTTATTCGCTTTATCTGCAATTTTGACATTTCTATATGCACCTGCAGATCGGGTGTCAAAACCTATAGTTACTGAAAAAAGAAAACGGGAGTTAAGGATAAAGGGTAGTATATTATTAGTTATATGCTTTACAGTTACATTAATAGGTCCTAATATTTACTCAAATATCATTTCGGTGATAAAAAATAATATAAACTGTTAA
- a CDS encoding cation:proton antiporter regulatory subunit encodes MIVREIDLPGIGRKFEIEIGGGDKIVVIVHDDGRRELYHFCNGEDDSVSVISLEDTEARLLASIIGGMAYSPKSMDNVEVVIGGLVIEWYRVEEGSACIGKTIEEMNIRQATGVTILAVVEKNREKNINPRPDYQFKPNSTLIVTGERKNLNTFKNYIRDGR; translated from the coding sequence GTGATAGTCAGAGAAATTGATTTACCGGGAATCGGAAGGAAATTTGAAATAGAAATCGGCGGTGGCGATAAAATTGTAGTTATTGTTCACGACGATGGACGCCGGGAGCTGTACCATTTTTGTAATGGAGAAGATGACAGTGTATCCGTGATCAGCCTTGAGGATACCGAAGCAAGGCTGCTGGCAAGTATTATTGGGGGAATGGCATATAGTCCCAAGTCAATGGATAATGTAGAGGTAGTAATAGGTGGTCTTGTTATTGAGTGGTATAGGGTAGAGGAAGGTTCTGCCTGTATTGGGAAAACCATAGAGGAAATGAATATACGACAGGCTACCGGAGTCACCATACTTGCAGTGGTTGAAAAAAATCGTGAAAAGAATATCAATCCCAGACCTGACTATCAGTTCAAGCCTAATTCCACATTAATTGTTACGGGGGAAAGAAAGAATTTGAATACATTCAAAAATTATATTAGAGATGGAAGGTAA
- a CDS encoding LytR/AlgR family response regulator transcription factor, protein MINIAVLDDELKFIYDYENKIPEILKKNSIEGSLIIATNSTSKFIDTVKSNKVNVCILDIDLKSDITGMNIANQLRQEDYPCEIIFMTGHYEYIKEAFNVQAFNFIQKPGWDELERNILKLSNEDLKRISKKTVGIKCGFDVIFINFDTILCIEHVGTKTTIHTTTGRYDTYEGLEDLINRINDKRFIRCHRSVFININYLQKIDIKNREIMLTDGSQYKIGPKYYPVFQTWRDL, encoded by the coding sequence ATGATTAATATCGCTGTTTTGGATGACGAACTCAAATTTATTTATGATTACGAAAATAAAATTCCTGAAATACTGAAAAAGAATAGTATTGAAGGCAGCCTAATAATTGCGACTAATTCAACATCAAAGTTTATTGATACAGTCAAAAGTAATAAAGTGAATGTTTGTATATTGGATATTGATTTAAAATCCGATATAACCGGCATGAATATTGCTAATCAATTACGCCAAGAAGATTATCCCTGCGAGATTATTTTTATGACTGGGCATTATGAGTATATTAAGGAAGCCTTTAATGTACAAGCATTTAATTTTATACAAAAACCTGGTTGGGATGAACTTGAACGTAATATATTAAAACTATCAAATGAGGATTTAAAACGGATTTCTAAGAAAACTGTAGGAATTAAATGTGGCTTTGATGTAATTTTTATTAATTTTGATACCATACTATGCATTGAACATGTAGGTACTAAAACTACGATACATACAACAACTGGCAGGTATGACACTTATGAGGGACTTGAAGACTTAATTAATAGAATTAATGATAAAAGATTTATAAGATGTCACCGTTCAGTATTTATAAATATTAATTATTTGCAAAAAATTGATATTAAAAATAGAGAAATAATGCTTACAGACGGGTCACAATATAAAATAGGGCCAAAATATTATCCAGTATTCCAAACTTGGAGGGATTTGTAG
- a CDS encoding TM1266 family iron-only hydrogenase system putative regulator, with translation METRIALIGIIVDDLSSAEKINLILHEFGKFIVGRMGIPYREKDVSIISVVVDAPNDVISSLSGRLGMLRGVNIKTVYSKI, from the coding sequence ATGGAGACAAGGATTGCTCTGATAGGAATTATAGTTGATGACTTGTCGTCAGCAGAAAAGATAAACCTGATACTGCATGAATTTGGTAAATTTATAGTAGGGAGAATGGGTATTCCGTACCGTGAAAAGGATGTCTCCATTATAAGTGTGGTTGTTGATGCCCCAAACGATGTCATCAGCTCGCTTTCCGGAAGATTAGGAATGTTAAGGGGAGTCAATATAAAGACCGTTTATTCGAAAATATAA